A segment of the bacterium genome:
GAGGGCTCGGTCCGGCAGCCGCACCGTGCCGATCCTTGGCTGGGTGGTGGTGTAGGGGTGGGGCGCGGTGAACGCCTCAAGACCGGTCAGCGCGTTGAACAGCGTGGTCTTGCCGACGTTTGGAAAGCCGAGAAGGCCGGCGCTCGTCATGAAGCGCTGAGGGTACCCACAAAATGCTCGGGTTCGGAGGTGCTGGCGCCGTCAACCGGGTGGAGAACCATCTACGATGGTCAGTCATGCGCTTAGCGGTGATCGGGGCCGGATCTTGGGGAACGGCCATAGCGAAGCTCGCGTCCGCCAACGCCTCAGTGGGGTTGTGGACCAGGCGGGCCGAGTTGGCCATGGACATCAACACCGACCGGCAGAACGCCGAGTACCTTCCCGGGGTCCGCCTGCCCTACCAGGTCACAGCCACCACCGGCCTCACCCGGGCCGTGAACGGAGCGGCGGCCGTGCTGGTCGCGGTGCCATCACACGGCTACCGGGACGTCCTCGAGAAGGCGCGCGGCATCATCCCGACCTCCATACCGGTGATCAGCCTTGCCAAGGGCATCGAGGTGTCCACCGGCCTGCGAATGTCCGAGGTCACCCTGGACGTGCTCGACGGTCACGATCCGAACCGGGTGGGCGCCCTGTCCGGCCCGAACCTGTCGGAAGAGATCATGCAGGGCCAGCCCGCCGCCACGGTCCTGTCCATGCCCGACCGGACGGTGGGCCGGGAGATCCAGTCCATCCTGGGAACGCCCCGGTTCCGGGTGTACACCAACCCGGACCTGATCGGGGTGGAGGTGGCCGGCGCCACCAAGAACGTCATCGCCCTGGCGGCCGGGGTGTCGCTCGGTATGGGATTCGGCATGAACACCATGGCCGGCCTGGCGACGCGCGGCCTGGCGGAGATGGCCCGCCTCGGCGTAGTTCTCGGTGGTGAGGCACTCACCTTCGGGGGTCTCGCCGGCGTGGGTGATCTCATGGCGACCTGCGGGAGTCCGAGCAGCCGCAACCACCAGG
Coding sequences within it:
- a CDS encoding NAD(P)-dependent glycerol-3-phosphate dehydrogenase, producing the protein MRLAVIGAGSWGTAIAKLASANASVGLWTRRAELAMDINTDRQNAEYLPGVRLPYQVTATTGLTRAVNGAAAVLVAVPSHGYRDVLEKARGIIPTSIPVISLAKGIEVSTGLRMSEVTLDVLDGHDPNRVGALSGPNLSEEIMQGQPAATVLSMPDRTVGREIQSILGTPRFRVYTNPDLIGVEVAGATKNVIALAAGVSLGMGFGMNTMAGLATRGLAEMARLGVVLGGEALTFGGLAGVGDLMATCGSPSSRNHQVGYQLGQGHKIGEITTGMKTVAEAVRTTEAVLQLAARHGVEMPIAEAVGRILYQGETVQEAMRSLMDRVPRQEGYGILA